From Dasypus novemcinctus isolate mDasNov1 chromosome 8, mDasNov1.1.hap2, whole genome shotgun sequence, the proteins below share one genomic window:
- the TRUB2 gene encoding pseudouridylate synthase TRUB2, mitochondrial isoform X1, whose translation MGSAGLMRLHGLFAAYKPPGLKWEHLRDTVEMQLLKGLNAGKPPAPELRVRFLPGPVDSREEGELTLTATHVPTLVNHPLVRGPAFTSLKVGVGHRLDIQASGVLVLGVGRGCSLLTNMYDAHLTKDYTVRGLLGKATDDFCENGRLVEKTTYDHVTREKLDRILTVIQGSHQKALVKYSNLDLKTQEAYEMAVRGLVRPMNKSPMLITGIRCLHFAPPEFLLEVQCIHETQKQLRKLVHEIGLELKTTAVCSQVRRTRDGFFTLDDALLRTQWNLHSIQDAIWTSAPRVAAELERNLRPLLGTQKFPGPGQPWDSAGPHSTSGLQSCMEH comes from the exons ATGGGGTCTGCAGGATTGATGCGGCTGCATGGACTCTTCGCGGCCTACAAGCCCCCGGGTCTAAAATGGGAGCACCTGCGGGACACGGTGGAGATGCAGCTTTTGAAGG GTCTCAACGCTGGGAAGCCTCCTGCCCCTGAACTGCGTGTTCGCTTCCTTCCGGGCCCGGTGGACAGCCGCGAGGAGGGGGAGTTGACCCTCACCGCCACCCATGTGCCCACCCTGGTGAACCATCCCCTCG TGCGTGGACCAGCGTTCACCAGCCTGAAGGTTGGCGTGGGACACCGTCTGGATATCCAGGCTTCTGGAGTGCTTG TGCTCGGCGTGGGACGTGGATGCAGCCTTCTCACCAACATGTACGATGCTCATCTCACCAAG GATTACACAGTACGTGGCCTCCTGGGCAAAGCCACGGACGACTTCTGTGAGAATGGGCGGCTGGTGGAGAAAACAACATATG ACCACGTGACCAGGGAGAAGCTGGACCGAATCCTGACAGTGATCCAAGGCTCCCATCAGAAGGCCCTGGTGAA GTACTCCAACCTCGACCTGAAGACGCAGGAGGCTTATGAGATGGCTGTGAGAGGCTTGGTCCGGCCCATGAACAAGTCCCCGATGCTGATAACTGGCATCCGATGCCTCCACTTTGCACCTCCGGAATTCCTTCTAG AGGTCCAGTGCATACATGAGACGCAAAAGCAGCTACGGAAGCTAGTACATGAAATCGGCCTGGAGCTAAAGACCACTGCTGTCTGTTCCCAAGTGCGGCGCACCCGTGATGGCTTCTTCACGCTGGATGATGCCCTCCTAAGGACCCAGTGGAACCTACACAGCATCCAGGATGCCATCTGGACTTCAGCCCCCAGGGTGGCAGCAGAGCTGGAGAGGAACTTAAGGCCCTTGTTAGGCACCCAGAAGTTCCCAGGTCCAGGCCAGCCCTGGGACTCTGCAGGGCCACACTCCACCTCGGGCCTGCAGAGCTGCATGGAGCATTGA
- the TRUB2 gene encoding pseudouridylate synthase TRUB2, mitochondrial isoform X2: MGSAGLMRLHGLFAAYKPPGLKWEHLRDTVEMQLLKGLNAGKPPAPELRVRFLPGPVDSREEGELTLTATHVPTLVNHPLVRGPAFTSLKVGVGHRLDIQASGVLDHVTREKLDRILTVIQGSHQKALVKYSNLDLKTQEAYEMAVRGLVRPMNKSPMLITGIRCLHFAPPEFLLEVQCIHETQKQLRKLVHEIGLELKTTAVCSQVRRTRDGFFTLDDALLRTQWNLHSIQDAIWTSAPRVAAELERNLRPLLGTQKFPGPGQPWDSAGPHSTSGLQSCMEH, encoded by the exons ATGGGGTCTGCAGGATTGATGCGGCTGCATGGACTCTTCGCGGCCTACAAGCCCCCGGGTCTAAAATGGGAGCACCTGCGGGACACGGTGGAGATGCAGCTTTTGAAGG GTCTCAACGCTGGGAAGCCTCCTGCCCCTGAACTGCGTGTTCGCTTCCTTCCGGGCCCGGTGGACAGCCGCGAGGAGGGGGAGTTGACCCTCACCGCCACCCATGTGCCCACCCTGGTGAACCATCCCCTCG TGCGTGGACCAGCGTTCACCAGCCTGAAGGTTGGCGTGGGACACCGTCTGGATATCCAGGCTTCTGGAGTGCTTG ACCACGTGACCAGGGAGAAGCTGGACCGAATCCTGACAGTGATCCAAGGCTCCCATCAGAAGGCCCTGGTGAA GTACTCCAACCTCGACCTGAAGACGCAGGAGGCTTATGAGATGGCTGTGAGAGGCTTGGTCCGGCCCATGAACAAGTCCCCGATGCTGATAACTGGCATCCGATGCCTCCACTTTGCACCTCCGGAATTCCTTCTAG AGGTCCAGTGCATACATGAGACGCAAAAGCAGCTACGGAAGCTAGTACATGAAATCGGCCTGGAGCTAAAGACCACTGCTGTCTGTTCCCAAGTGCGGCGCACCCGTGATGGCTTCTTCACGCTGGATGATGCCCTCCTAAGGACCCAGTGGAACCTACACAGCATCCAGGATGCCATCTGGACTTCAGCCCCCAGGGTGGCAGCAGAGCTGGAGAGGAACTTAAGGCCCTTGTTAGGCACCCAGAAGTTCCCAGGTCCAGGCCAGCCCTGGGACTCTGCAGGGCCACACTCCACCTCGGGCCTGCAGAGCTGCATGGAGCATTGA